In a single window of the Desulfovibrio mangrovi genome:
- a CDS encoding DegT/DnrJ/EryC1/StrS family aminotransferase yields the protein MSTQNRIYLSPPHMGGQELAFVHEAFESNFIAPLGPMVTGFENDFAALSGIPHCAALASGTAALHLAMRQLGITAGDVVLASSLTFIGSVSPITFMGAEPVFIDSDHATWNMDPNLLEDAIKDYCGKGKTPAAVVVTDLYGQCADYDALRSVLDRNGIPLVIDAAESVGAFYKGRHAGNGGTCAAFSFNGNKIITTSGGGLLASEDEALITRARWLSQQAREAAPHYEHKEIGYNYRMSNVVAAIGRGQLIALPDRVRQKRALFDKYVAALGDLPGISFMPEAEYGTSNRWLTVMLVDEKQFGASPETIRLALERENIESRPVWKPMHLQPVFEGCTMYGGSVCESLFDKGLCLPSGTAMTDADFDRIVALIKNCAGEHA from the coding sequence GTGAGTACACAGAATCGCATTTACCTCTCCCCCCCCCACATGGGCGGACAGGAACTGGCCTTCGTTCATGAAGCCTTTGAAAGCAACTTCATCGCCCCGCTCGGTCCCATGGTCACGGGATTTGAAAACGACTTTGCCGCACTCTCCGGCATTCCGCACTGCGCCGCCCTTGCGAGCGGCACAGCAGCACTGCACCTTGCCATGCGCCAGCTCGGTATTACTGCCGGTGACGTGGTACTTGCCTCCAGCCTGACCTTCATCGGCAGCGTGAGCCCCATCACCTTCATGGGTGCAGAGCCCGTATTCATCGACAGCGACCACGCCACCTGGAACATGGACCCCAACCTGCTGGAAGACGCCATAAAGGATTACTGCGGAAAAGGGAAAACGCCTGCCGCCGTGGTGGTTACCGACCTGTACGGCCAGTGTGCCGACTACGACGCCCTGCGCTCCGTCCTTGACCGCAACGGCATCCCGCTGGTCATTGATGCCGCAGAATCCGTAGGCGCCTTCTACAAGGGACGTCATGCGGGCAATGGCGGAACCTGTGCCGCCTTCTCGTTCAACGGCAACAAGATCATCACCACTTCCGGCGGCGGCCTGCTCGCCTCCGAGGATGAAGCCCTGATCACCAGAGCGCGCTGGCTTTCCCAGCAGGCACGCGAGGCCGCACCGCATTACGAACACAAGGAAATCGGCTACAACTACCGCATGAGCAACGTGGTGGCAGCCATCGGACGGGGCCAGCTCATAGCCCTTCCGGACCGTGTACGACAGAAACGCGCCCTGTTCGACAAATACGTTGCCGCCCTCGGCGACCTGCCCGGCATCAGCTTCATGCCGGAAGCGGAATACGGCACATCCAACCGCTGGCTCACCGTCATGCTGGTTGATGAAAAGCAGTTCGGCGCATCGCCGGAAACCATACGCCTTGCGCTGGAACGCGAGAACATTGAATCTCGTCCGGTATGGAAGCCCATGCACTTGCAGCCGGTATTCGAGGGCTGCACCATGTACGGCGGCAGCGTCTGTGAAAGCCTCTTTGACAAGGGCCTGTGCCTGCCTTCCGGAACGGCCATGACCGACGCGGACTTCGACCGCATTGTGGCACTGATCAAAAACTGCGCGGGAGAACACGCATAG